A section of the Humulus lupulus chromosome 2, drHumLupu1.1, whole genome shotgun sequence genome encodes:
- the LOC133817524 gene encoding uncharacterized protein LOC133817524 gives MDFELRRAREKLQKEQKERKEKAKLKADREKKAKEEAKKQREAIEAAQRSRRLDAAEAQLKADQLMEESLLAGRGIMFYRLLEAVPFQGNGDKIKLPPSCFNELSDQGAFDKGPLYFQLSPVNEEGSSNINAADQESHRTTHSGVLEFTAEEGFVGLPPHVWQNLFATDTLKSHMIEVRYAWLPKGTYAKLQPDRVGFSDLPNHKAILETSLRQHATLSQDDLFTVNYGELTYKLRVLELKPSTSVSVLETDIEVDIVSPDSAAERSEQNVLKPLTFGKPDSGMVDEGNYVYYKFSVDNDIWEKVSCGVARVEVRIDAETDGGDTDLYVSRHPLIFPTQHQHEWSSYDIGSKALIIASTAKNFSAGTYSIGIYGFKGKTKYHVSVSVQDDCNRTVGQQAASPSSSMEMDTVECRNCKRHIPSRTISLHEAYCSRHNVVCKHAGCGVVLRVEEAKNHVHCDKCGQAFQVGEMEKHMKVFHEPVRCPCGIVLEKEQMVQHQASSCPLRLIVCRFCGDMVQAGSSAPDARDRLRGLCEHEGVCGSRTAPCDSCGRSVMLKDMDIHHIAVHQKN, from the exons atggattttgagctgagaaGAGCGAGAGAGAAGTTGCAGAAGGAGCAGAAGGAGCGGAAGGAGAAGGCCAAGCTGAAAGCCGATAGGGAGAAGAAGGCTAAAGAAGAGGCCAAAAAGCAAAGGGAAGCCATTGAAGCTGCTCAGAGATCCAGACGCCTTGATGCTGCCGAAGCCCAACTCAAG GCTGATCAACTAATGGAAGAAAGTTTGCTTGCCGGGAGGGGAATCATGTTTTATCGTCTACTAGAAGCTGTACCTTTTCAGGGAAATGGAGATAAGATTAAACTTCCACCTTCTTGCTTTAACGAGCTGTCTGATCAAGGGGCTTTTGATAAGGGACCTCTGTATTTCCAGCTGTCCCCAGTTAATGAAGAGGGTTCGTCAAACATCAATGCTGCTGATCAGGAAAGTCACCGGACCACTCATTCAGGTGTTTTGGAGTTCACTGCAGAAGAAGGTTTTGTTGGTCTTCCTCCTCACGTTTGGCAGAATTTATTTGCAACAGACACATTGAAGAGTCATATGATTGAAGTTCGCTATGCCTGGCTACCAAAAGGCACTTATGCTAAACTTCAACCTGATAGGGTTGGCTTTTCTGATTTGCCCAACCACAAGGCTATTCTAGAGACCAGCCTTCGGCAGCATGCCACCCTTTCTCAAGATGACTTATTCACGGTCAATTATGGGGAGCTTACATACAAGCTACGAGTCCTTGAGTTGAAACCTTCTACCAGTGTATCTGTCCTAGAAACCGATATTGAAGTAGATATAGTTAGCCCCGATTCAGCCGCTGAGCGGTCAGAGCAGAATGTCTTAAAACCACTCACGTTTGGAAAGCCAGATTCTGGCATGGTTGATGAAGGAAATTACGTGTATTACAAGTTCTCAGTAGACAATGATATTTGGGAGAAAGTTTCTTGTGGGGTTGCTCGAGTTGAGGTTAGGATAGATGCAGAGACTGATGGTGGAGATACCGATCTTTATGTATCCAGGCATCCTCTCATATTCCCTACCCAGCACCAGCATGAATGGTCTTCCTATGATATCGGTTCAAAGGCCTTGATCATTGCCTCTACAGCTAAGAACTTCTCAGCCGGTACTTATAGCATTGGCATTTATGGCTTTAAGGGAAAAACTAAGTACCACGTGTCAGTGAGCGTTCAGGATGACTGTAATCGTACAGTAGGTCAACAAGCTGCATCTCCCTCTTCGTCTATGGAGATGGATACTGTGGAGTGTAGGAACTGCAAGCGTCACATACCAAGTCGGACTATATCACTGCATGAGGCCTATTGTAGCAGACACAATGTTGTTTGTAAGCATGCGGGATGTGGAGTTGTTCTTAGAGTTGAGGAGGCCAAAAATCATGTTCATTGTGATAAATGTGGGCAAGCTTTTCAGGTGGGAGAAATGGAAAAGCACATGAAAGTCTTCCACGAGCCAGTTCGCTGCCCCTGTGGTATAGTCCTCGAGAAAGAACAGATG GTGCAACACCAAGCTTCGTCTTGTCCCCTGCGTCTAATTGTATGTAGATTTTGTGGGGACATGGTTCAAGCCGGAAGCTCCGCTCCTGATGCTCGAGACAGATTGAGAGGATTGTGTGAGCATGAAGGCGTTTGTGGGTCAAGAACTGCTCCATGTGATTCATGTGGTCGTTCTGTCATGTTGAAGGATATGGACATTCACCACATTGCTGTCCACCAAAAGAACTAA